A region from the Elusimicrobiaceae bacterium genome encodes:
- a CDS encoding TonB C-terminal domain-containing protein yields MNRYFVLSCLLHLSLALLIVVLLAPTTKKAKTTYTIDFIGSGKVMSMQATAKPAAAEQADAPKKAEPKKEVAQAPAKKAETTKKADKKAYQSKSEISTKKQTKKKATPAPAPLEAPSILDEVDDTAKKESTSSATTANRSGGEGEFEGGNIQTDFATFPYPWYITQVRNNLWSQWEKRRPVGVTLGTLVSFAIARDGKIKDLKIEKSSER; encoded by the coding sequence ATGAATCGTTATTTTGTACTTTCTTGCTTATTGCATTTATCGCTTGCGTTGCTTATTGTGGTGTTGTTGGCTCCTACAACTAAAAAAGCCAAGACTACCTACACCATTGATTTTATAGGCAGCGGAAAAGTGATGTCTATGCAAGCAACGGCTAAACCGGCTGCTGCAGAGCAAGCCGACGCCCCCAAAAAGGCAGAACCCAAAAAAGAAGTAGCACAGGCCCCCGCCAAAAAAGCCGAAACCACCAAAAAGGCAGATAAAAAAGCCTATCAATCCAAAAGTGAAATTTCTACTAAAAAACAAACTAAGAAAAAGGCTACTCCCGCCCCTGCACCGCTGGAAGCACCAAGTATTTTAGATGAAGTAGATGATACTGCCAAAAAAGAGAGTACGTCTTCAGCCACTACCGCTAACCGAAGCGGTGGTGAAGGAGAGTTTGAGGGGGGGAATATTCAAACTGATTTTGCCACTTTCCCATATCCTTGGTATATTACACAAGTGCGTAATAATTTATGGAGTCAGTGGGAAAAACGCCGTCCTGTTGGTGTCACGTTGGGTACTTTGGTATCTTTTGCCATTGCCAGAGACGGAAAAATTAAAGATTTAAAAATAGAAAAATCTTCGGAGAGATGA
- a CDS encoding biopolymer transporter ExbD, with product MAHKQRTVMAEINMVPFIDITLILLIIFMVMSPMLVQMQMNVDLPKSNAVNTTAEDDVIRIEVQKNGIIRIENRNYTLANLEKELILRMGKANKKTIMVEADKNVPIQTVVDVFDIAKKLGAAKLGIGVLSKN from the coding sequence ATGGCTCATAAACAAAGAACCGTCATGGCCGAAATTAATATGGTGCCTTTTATAGACATCACCTTGATTTTGTTGATTATTTTTATGGTCATGAGTCCCATGTTGGTACAAATGCAAATGAACGTGGATTTGCCTAAGTCTAACGCGGTCAACACCACCGCTGAAGATGATGTGATCCGCATTGAAGTACAAAAAAATGGCATAATCCGCATTGAAAACCGCAATTATACGCTTGCTAATTTAGAAAAAGAATTAATTTTGCGTATGGGCAAAGCCAACAAAAAAACCATCATGGTAGAGGCCGACAAAAACGTGCCGATACAGACGGTGGTAGATGTATTTGACATTGCCAAAAAATTGGGTGCCGCCAAGTTAGGAATTGGGGTGCTGTCTAAGAACTAA
- a CDS encoding MotA/TolQ/ExbB proton channel family protein produces MDFSNMSNLRELFAAGGPVLIVLLLLSVYSLSVILERFFNFRKNIGISRKLINYCRHPLHSSNLEKVKDACRKEITKNTPAAQVIMALITQIDLPKSELKEIAASTIDWEITKLQRKLTVLGTLGSITPFIGLFGTVIGVMHAFKDLAGATAATGGASVVAAGIAEALINTAAGLFVAIPAVIAYNYFLSKTNYFAKELENIADEIIFQRRG; encoded by the coding sequence ATGGACTTTTCCAACATGAGCAATTTGCGCGAATTATTCGCAGCAGGAGGACCGGTATTAATAGTTTTATTATTACTGTCCGTTTATTCTTTATCCGTCATCTTAGAACGTTTCTTTAACTTTAGAAAAAACATCGGTATTTCCCGTAAACTCATTAATTACTGCCGTCATCCGTTGCATTCTTCTAACCTTGAAAAAGTGAAAGATGCCTGTAGAAAAGAAATAACCAAAAATACGCCTGCGGCCCAAGTTATTATGGCTTTGATTACCCAAATAGATCTTCCCAAAAGCGAACTCAAAGAAATTGCCGCCTCCACCATTGATTGGGAAATAACAAAACTTCAACGCAAACTGACTGTATTAGGTACTTTGGGAAGTATTACCCCGTTTATCGGTTTGTTCGGTACGGTTATTGGGGTAATGCATGCCTTTAAAGATTTAGCCGGGGCCACTGCAGCTACGGGGGGTGCTTCCGTAGTAGCAGCCGGTATTGCCGAAGCCTTGATTAATACGGCTGCCGGTTTGTTTGTGGCTATTCCGGCGGTTATCGCTTACAACTATTTCTTGTCCAAAACTAATTATTTTGCCAAAGAATTAGAAAATATAGCAGACGAAATCATTTTTCAACGTCGCGGGTAA
- a CDS encoding phosphatidylglycerophosphatase A, with protein sequence MQKIINALATGFFISYLPALVIPFKKNTGAGFLGTALSVPFVLLFPHNCILYLAVLAVFWIFCIWICQKAKLGGTFKGHDNPKIVIDEAAGYFTAMIFLPRTWGYLLAAFVLFRTFDTLKPWPVKYFDRMPNAFGVVFDDVSAGLLANLVLQIFVMLSRAGIF encoded by the coding sequence GTGCAAAAAATAATCAATGCCTTAGCCACCGGCTTTTTTATCAGCTATTTGCCGGCGCTTGTTATTCCCTTTAAAAAAAATACCGGTGCCGGATTTTTAGGAACTGCGTTATCTGTACCTTTTGTATTGCTCTTTCCACATAATTGCATTTTATATTTGGCGGTATTAGCGGTTTTTTGGATTTTTTGTATTTGGATTTGTCAAAAAGCAAAGTTGGGCGGTACGTTTAAAGGGCATGATAATCCAAAAATTGTTATTGATGAAGCAGCAGGATATTTTACGGCAATGATCTTTTTGCCGCGTACATGGGGTTATTTGTTAGCCGCCTTTGTATTATTTCGCACCTTTGATACCTTAAAACCTTGGCCTGTTAAATACTTTGACCGTATGCCCAATGCTTTTGGAGTTGTTTTTGATGATGTTTCCGCCGGATTGCTGGCTAATCTCGTTTTACAAATTTTTGTAATGCTTTCCCGCGCAGGTATTTTTTAG
- the pgsA gene encoding CDP-diacylglycerol--glycerol-3-phosphate 3-phosphatidyltransferase, producing the protein MMTLANKITLTRAALSIVMFVFILLPFAWARLTATLIFIVAASTDWVDGKIARETNTITPFGAIVDPFVDKILVAAALFAFVGIKELDVPIWAVFFILLRELMISTLRVIAALEGKVMAAERWGKFKTVIQMVAVGTIFFVLDLYHFSHLLKGNAQIVCQIAFGTLRQIPYAITAIAAVITWISAISYLKNNWELLKKSWSLPCKK; encoded by the coding sequence ATGATGACATTAGCCAATAAAATTACGCTTACGCGTGCAGCCTTGTCTATAGTGATGTTTGTGTTTATTTTACTGCCTTTTGCGTGGGCTCGTTTGACGGCCACGCTTATTTTTATTGTAGCAGCTAGTACAGATTGGGTAGATGGAAAAATTGCCCGAGAGACCAACACCATTACTCCTTTTGGGGCTATTGTAGATCCTTTTGTAGATAAAATTTTAGTAGCGGCAGCCTTATTTGCCTTTGTAGGAATTAAAGAGTTAGATGTACCTATTTGGGCTGTATTTTTTATTCTTTTGCGTGAGTTAATGATTTCTACGTTGCGCGTTATAGCGGCTTTGGAAGGCAAAGTAATGGCTGCAGAAAGATGGGGAAAATTTAAAACGGTCATTCAAATGGTAGCGGTAGGTACTATCTTTTTTGTATTAGACCTATATCACTTTTCTCACCTCTTAAAAGGTAATGCGCAAATTGTTTGCCAAATTGCTTTTGGTACCTTGCGCCAGATTCCCTATGCTATTACGGCTATTGCCGCCGTCATTACATGGATTAGCGCCATTTCTTATTTAAAAAATAATTGGGAATTACTCAAAAAATCTTGGAGTTTACCGTGCAAAAAATAA
- a CDS encoding outer membrane lipoprotein carrier protein LolA — MKRFINSLLLIICSTALLWANEAEKPSQPQNKKDYISCFTQWDNKLHTLQTHFIQTTEFDGLLISRSEGELSYQKDGSKLRLDNLDGEHITQTALTDKKKIWILDDKEKEISSLSWQEWSAGQPNKALFDFGNYTALIANHNATVLEYKQDTVLLKLTPKSEQENYTLYVAIKQSDCFPTDIRIVSDLMKTSAVLSDTQINTKLNEGLFKRIK, encoded by the coding sequence ATGAAACGGTTTATAAATAGTTTATTATTGATAATATGTTCTACGGCTTTGCTTTGGGCAAACGAGGCGGAAAAACCCTCTCAACCGCAGAACAAAAAAGATTATATTTCTTGCTTTACTCAGTGGGATAATAAATTGCACACTTTACAAACGCATTTTATCCAAACGACTGAATTTGACGGCTTACTCATCAGCCGCTCGGAAGGGGAACTGTCTTATCAAAAAGACGGCTCTAAGTTGCGTTTGGATAATTTAGACGGTGAACATATTACCCAAACGGCATTAACGGATAAAAAGAAAATTTGGATTTTAGATGATAAAGAAAAGGAAATATCTTCTTTATCATGGCAAGAATGGAGTGCCGGCCAGCCTAACAAAGCCTTATTTGATTTTGGTAATTATACGGCCCTTATTGCCAACCATAATGCTACTGTTTTAGAATATAAGCAAGACACCGTTTTGTTAAAATTAACACCTAAATCTGAACAAGAAAATTATACGCTTTATGTGGCTATCAAACAGAGCGATTGTTTTCCTACGGACATACGGATTGTTTCAGACTTAATGAAAACGTCTGCGGTACTTTCTGATACGCAGATTAATACCAAACTAAACGAAGGTTTATTTAAGAGGATTAAATAA
- a CDS encoding DNA translocase FtsK 4TM domain-containing protein translates to MANYYYARKKSKKKTQKKQSSVHWLASALYILGFAIDAWLFAMLWFGRTKGTIGEMIYSWFYQVFGQSAPLIPLFLTYWLVRSLVKKTTAFFFFLMGSLITLSAFSAVLTMLKLIFTDSQITGGAIGEKLFYCFADFTGPIGASLFSLAILLVGLHMLVAIPWKTILQKTVEFLRDDFQGWMDARAELKEKVKEANEEMKKETTSKKASTDTVEESEPEEEPTKLKIYRPATQVKAPVAGMVKELPRTTQTKAKKEPEASKEEPETTEVKPFNPATFQLPSLDLLTDPVNNGVVGPTDEEIKESTKRLEQTLKDFEVGAHVTGVSPGPVVTRYEIKPDSGVSISAIASLAKDIQANMEARSVRVEAPIPGKNAVGFEIPNARPVMVTMKEILQSPVYAASKAVLPIALGRYADGNPAGSVAEKWPHILIAGATNSGKSICLHTIIMSLLFKHKPDEVKFLMIDPKRVELTLYEGIPHLYDPKTSCDDVSVITDANAAVKSLQMLVKVMEKRLNIMQLAKVKNIEGYNQWAKEHNEEKMFYIFVIIDEMADLMLQTKASIEDSVQRLAQMGRALGIHLILCTQRPSVKVITGNIKANCPSRIALQVASGIDSKVILDAMGAENLLGKGDMLYQSTSDKDPLRIQGAYVSESEITAVADFLRSQGGPDYPVQIMADHSMVRPQDGLGTSPEELLQALTLIMERRRVSQDLLKANFGSSARATNILSVLEMKGFITKPEGSNRWEIHYDLIEAQIQSLQNKDTDKYQEPEYETVYK, encoded by the coding sequence ATGGCAAACTACTATTACGCACGTAAAAAATCCAAGAAAAAAACGCAAAAAAAACAATCTTCCGTCCATTGGTTGGCTTCAGCCTTGTATATTTTGGGCTTTGCCATTGATGCATGGTTGTTTGCCATGTTATGGTTTGGGCGCACTAAAGGCACAATCGGCGAAATGATTTACAGTTGGTTTTATCAGGTTTTTGGGCAAAGTGCCCCACTGATTCCTTTGTTTCTGACCTATTGGTTGGTGCGCAGTCTCGTCAAAAAAACAACTGCCTTCTTTTTCTTTTTAATGGGTTCATTAATTACCCTTTCGGCCTTTTCTGCCGTCCTTACCATGCTCAAACTTATTTTCACCGATTCCCAGATTACCGGTGGCGCAATAGGGGAAAAACTTTTCTATTGCTTTGCTGATTTTACCGGACCGATAGGTGCCTCTTTATTCTCTTTGGCCATTTTATTGGTGGGGCTACATATGTTGGTGGCTATTCCTTGGAAAACCATTCTCCAAAAAACGGTTGAGTTTTTACGTGATGACTTTCAAGGTTGGATGGATGCGCGCGCAGAATTGAAAGAAAAAGTAAAAGAAGCCAATGAAGAAATGAAAAAGGAAACAACTTCTAAAAAAGCATCTACCGATACTGTGGAAGAATCTGAACCGGAAGAAGAACCGACTAAACTTAAAATTTATCGTCCAGCTACTCAGGTTAAAGCACCCGTAGCCGGCATGGTGAAAGAATTGCCGCGTACGACGCAAACCAAAGCCAAAAAAGAACCGGAAGCCTCAAAAGAAGAACCCGAAACAACCGAAGTAAAACCCTTTAATCCGGCTACTTTTCAATTGCCCTCTTTGGATTTATTAACAGATCCCGTCAACAACGGTGTAGTGGGGCCTACCGACGAAGAAATCAAAGAATCTACCAAACGTTTAGAACAAACTTTAAAAGATTTTGAAGTGGGCGCACATGTGACGGGGGTTTCTCCCGGTCCGGTAGTGACCCGTTATGAAATCAAACCTGATTCGGGCGTATCTATTTCTGCCATTGCTTCTTTGGCCAAAGATATTCAAGCCAATATGGAGGCTCGCTCTGTACGTGTAGAAGCACCCATTCCGGGCAAAAATGCCGTCGGGTTTGAAATTCCAAATGCGCGCCCCGTTATGGTGACGATGAAAGAGATTTTGCAATCCCCCGTTTATGCCGCCTCAAAAGCGGTACTTCCTATTGCCTTAGGTCGCTATGCAGACGGAAACCCTGCGGGTTCTGTAGCTGAAAAATGGCCTCATATTTTAATTGCCGGTGCCACTAACAGCGGTAAATCTATTTGTCTGCATACTATCATCATGTCTTTGTTGTTTAAACACAAGCCCGATGAAGTAAAATTTCTGATGATTGACCCCAAACGTGTAGAATTAACATTATACGAAGGAATTCCTCATCTCTATGACCCCAAGACGTCTTGTGATGATGTATCTGTCATCACCGATGCCAATGCGGCAGTAAAATCGCTGCAAATGTTAGTGAAAGTTATGGAAAAACGCCTCAATATTATGCAACTTGCTAAGGTAAAAAATATTGAAGGCTACAATCAGTGGGCTAAAGAACACAACGAAGAAAAGATGTTTTACATCTTTGTCATTATTGATGAAATGGCAGACTTAATGTTGCAAACCAAAGCCTCTATTGAGGATTCTGTACAACGTTTAGCACAAATGGGGCGCGCTCTTGGCATTCACTTAATTTTATGCACGCAGCGTCCGTCTGTCAAAGTAATTACGGGTAATATCAAGGCCAACTGTCCTTCTCGTATTGCTTTGCAGGTAGCGTCCGGCATTGACTCAAAAGTTATTTTAGATGCGATGGGCGCGGAAAACTTATTGGGTAAAGGGGACATGCTTTATCAAAGCACTTCTGACAAAGACCCTCTGCGTATACAAGGTGCCTATGTAAGCGAAAGCGAAATTACAGCGGTGGCCGACTTCTTGCGCAGTCAAGGCGGGCCAGACTATCCGGTGCAAATCATGGCAGACCACTCTATGGTGCGCCCTCAAGACGGATTAGGCACTTCACCTGAGGAATTATTGCAGGCTTTGACATTAATCATGGAACGAAGACGTGTTTCTCAAGACTTGCTAAAAGCCAATTTCGGTTCTTCCGCCCGCGCTACCAACATTTTAAGTGTATTGGAAATGAAAGGATTTATCACCAAACCCGAAGGGTCCAACCGTTGGGAAATTCATTACGACTTAATTGAAGCACAAATACAATCCCTTCAAAACAAAGATACCGACAAATATCAGGAGCCTGAATATGAAACGGTTTATAAATAG
- a CDS encoding trypsin-like peptidase domain-containing protein: MIVSDKFYEKTIYLDNDHIYTFQVNDGLPIAVADALATLFTEVEVNEFKYRQNYDYVVEIDYESMVDMGFAKYRRKGVLSADYTFSPVLATRLQLTVRNPHTEYAVARYASQSATLLPTYRSDPALLLSNIMSIVSFGVLLPLDIQIYGGKVRNKIEETLHNCLAKEIMPAMKEDRVNFTKQHETEKTNIRIDGKFIPFMQATVFIQNSQGLGSGFLISSDGYIITNRHVVGKDRDVAVVLYEERKLMDKTRPLQEMDNKSIGNKVRFAKVLKTNKQRDLALLKIEGENFPYLELETDRNQYLTGQKVVAIGAPFGIEWSVSEGIIGAVRDDNGRDVLQTDAAINSGNSGGPLISLESGKVLGVNTYGKRAQSLDDIGDNIAFAISSFEVERTLEIMQFETPDSKSVSID; the protein is encoded by the coding sequence ATGATCGTTTCTGATAAGTTTTATGAAAAAACGATTTATTTGGATAATGACCACATTTATACATTTCAAGTTAATGACGGCTTGCCGATAGCCGTAGCCGATGCCTTAGCCACGCTTTTTACGGAAGTGGAAGTAAACGAATTTAAATACCGCCAAAATTATGATTATGTGGTAGAAATAGATTATGAGTCTATGGTGGATATGGGGTTTGCAAAATATAGACGAAAAGGTGTACTGTCGGCTGATTATACTTTCAGCCCCGTTTTAGCTACCCGATTACAACTAACGGTACGTAATCCGCACACCGAGTATGCCGTTGCGCGATATGCCTCCCAGTCAGCAACATTATTGCCCACCTACCGTTCAGATCCGGCACTGTTGTTAAGCAATATTATGTCCATTGTAAGTTTTGGGGTATTATTGCCGTTGGATATACAAATATATGGCGGAAAGGTAAGAAATAAAATTGAGGAAACATTACACAATTGTTTGGCTAAAGAAATCATGCCAGCCATGAAAGAAGACCGCGTTAACTTTACCAAACAACACGAAACCGAAAAAACAAATATTCGCATAGACGGAAAATTTATCCCGTTCATGCAGGCAACCGTATTTATTCAAAATTCACAAGGTCTTGGATCCGGCTTCTTAATCAGTTCAGACGGCTATATTATTACCAATCGCCACGTAGTGGGCAAAGACCGAGATGTGGCCGTAGTCCTCTATGAAGAACGAAAATTAATGGATAAAACTCGTCCGTTGCAAGAAATGGATAATAAATCTATTGGCAACAAAGTTCGTTTTGCCAAAGTGTTAAAAACCAACAAACAACGAGATTTGGCTCTGCTAAAAATAGAGGGGGAAAACTTTCCTTATTTAGAATTGGAAACTGACCGCAACCAATACCTCACCGGTCAAAAAGTGGTTGCCATCGGGGCACCTTTTGGCATAGAGTGGAGTGTTTCGGAAGGGATTATCGGAGCAGTGCGAGATGACAACGGACGTGATGTACTACAAACTGATGCCGCCATTAATTCCGGCAATAGTGGAGGGCCTCTTATTTCTTTGGAAAGCGGAAAAGTGCTAGGCGTAAATACTTACGGAAAAAGGGCCCAATCTCTAGATGATATAGGCGACAATATTGCCTTTGCCATTTCCTCTTTTGAAGTGGAAAGAACATTAGAAATAATGCAATTTGAAACACCCGATTCCAAATCTGTTTCCATTGATTAA
- the pnp gene encoding polyribonucleotide nucleotidyltransferase: protein MENFNHNFDIHSVEVEVGGQTITLQTGLIARQSDGAIMATLGDTKVLATAVSTKEQKPGLSDFMPLTVNYKERTYAAGKIPGGFFKREGRASKKETLCSRIIDRTLRPIFPEGFACETNVTAMVLSYEEERGADILSVLASSAALVVSSIPFNEPVAAVRIGRVNGEYIVNPTKAQEEAGDMDLVIAGSAQGLLMVEGGAKEVEEEAIIKAMEVAKPEIDKLCAVQLKLRELAGKPKFAYTVEKLPQEVADLANGKFREEAKKILHAFADKQTRDLQVAQLKASFTEELTANYGDNAATYAAFALENIMYEESRNMVLHENVRVDGRKPDEIRPLSSMVGLLPRVHGSALFTRGQTQSLAVATLGTPDDQQMVEGLDETSYERFMLHYNFPGFATGECKPDRSPGRREIGHGELARRALLPLIPSEAEFPYTIRVVSDIMESNGSSSMASVCGGSLSLFDAGVPMKAACSGIAMGAISGDGKFVVLSDIMGLEDHLGDMDFKLTGSRQGITAFQMDVKLKTGIPLDILRQAIAQATRGRLHIMDHMEKTIAEPNKNVSRFAPVIFKMRIPVDKIGMLIGPGGKNIKRITESTDTKIDIQEDGTVTIAAGNGDKLDQAKAEIEMITAEAEVGKVYKGKVVSIQPFGAFVEILPGKDGLLHISEIEKHRINKVEDVLHMGDEVEVKCIEIDNNGKVRLSRKALLK, encoded by the coding sequence ATGGAAAATTTTAACCATAATTTTGACATCCACTCCGTAGAAGTGGAAGTCGGCGGTCAGACAATTACCTTGCAAACCGGTTTAATTGCCAGACAGTCTGACGGTGCTATTATGGCCACTTTGGGTGATACTAAAGTATTAGCCACCGCCGTCAGTACCAAAGAGCAAAAACCCGGCTTGTCTGATTTCATGCCTTTGACCGTAAATTACAAAGAACGCACTTATGCTGCCGGCAAAATTCCGGGTGGATTTTTCAAACGTGAAGGCCGCGCCAGCAAAAAAGAAACTCTTTGTTCTCGTATTATTGACCGCACCTTACGCCCGATTTTCCCCGAAGGTTTTGCTTGCGAAACCAACGTCACGGCTATGGTGCTTTCTTACGAAGAAGAACGCGGTGCCGATATTTTAAGCGTACTCGCTTCTTCCGCTGCCCTTGTGGTATCTTCTATTCCGTTTAACGAGCCCGTAGCCGCTGTGCGCATTGGCCGCGTAAACGGTGAGTACATCGTCAACCCTACCAAAGCCCAAGAAGAAGCAGGCGATATGGATTTAGTCATCGCCGGTTCTGCTCAAGGTCTTTTGATGGTAGAAGGCGGTGCTAAAGAAGTAGAAGAAGAAGCCATCATCAAAGCAATGGAAGTGGCAAAACCGGAAATTGACAAACTTTGCGCCGTACAGCTCAAATTGCGTGAATTGGCCGGAAAGCCCAAATTTGCCTACACCGTAGAAAAATTGCCGCAAGAAGTGGCTGATTTGGCTAACGGCAAATTCCGCGAAGAAGCCAAAAAGATCTTACATGCTTTTGCTGACAAACAAACCCGCGATTTGCAGGTTGCTCAGCTCAAAGCCTCTTTCACTGAAGAATTGACCGCTAACTATGGCGATAATGCTGCTACCTATGCTGCCTTTGCCTTAGAAAACATTATGTATGAAGAATCCCGCAATATGGTTCTTCATGAAAATGTACGTGTAGACGGCCGCAAACCGGACGAAATTCGTCCTTTAAGTTCTATGGTAGGTCTCTTGCCTCGTGTTCATGGTTCTGCCTTGTTTACACGTGGTCAAACCCAATCTTTAGCCGTTGCCACGTTGGGAACACCTGACGATCAACAAATGGTGGAAGGCTTGGATGAAACCAGCTATGAACGCTTTATGTTGCATTACAACTTCCCCGGTTTTGCCACAGGTGAGTGCAAACCGGACCGCAGTCCCGGTCGCCGCGAAATCGGTCATGGTGAGTTAGCTCGCAGAGCGTTATTGCCGTTGATCCCCAGCGAGGCTGAGTTCCCGTACACCATTCGCGTGGTGTCTGACATCATGGAATCTAACGGTTCCTCCTCTATGGCCAGCGTATGCGGTGGTTCTTTATCCTTGTTTGATGCCGGCGTGCCGATGAAAGCGGCCTGCTCCGGTATTGCAATGGGTGCCATCTCTGGTGACGGAAAATTTGTCGTATTGTCCGATATTATGGGCTTAGAAGACCACTTGGGCGATATGGATTTCAAATTAACCGGTTCCCGTCAGGGTATTACGGCCTTCCAAATGGACGTAAAACTTAAAACGGGTATTCCTTTGGACATCTTGCGTCAAGCTATCGCTCAAGCTACGCGCGGCCGCTTGCATATCATGGACCATATGGAAAAAACCATTGCCGAACCGAACAAAAATGTATCCCGCTTTGCTCCGGTAATTTTCAAAATGAGAATTCCGGTAGACAAAATCGGTATGTTAATCGGACCCGGTGGCAAAAACATCAAACGTATTACCGAATCTACGGATACCAAAATTGATATCCAAGAAGACGGCACTGTCACCATTGCTGCCGGAAACGGTGATAAATTGGACCAAGCCAAAGCCGAAATCGAAATGATTACTGCCGAAGCCGAAGTAGGAAAGGTCTACAAAGGCAAAGTGGTATCCATTCAACCGTTTGGCGCGTTTGTGGAAATTTTACCGGGAAAAGATGGTTTGTTGCATATTTCTGAAATTGAAAAACACCGCATCAACAAAGTGGAAGATGTATTGCACATGGGTGATGAAGTGGAAGTCAAATGTATTGAAATTGACAACAACGGTAAAGTTCGCCTTTCCAGAAAGGCCTTGTTGAAATAA
- the rpsO gene encoding 30S ribosomal protein S15 codes for MVLSLQDRKDIIGKFQSKPGDTGSAAVQIALITERISYISNHLKSNPKDFAGERGLNKLVGQRKRLLAYLKKSDFEKYQQVTKELKLRK; via the coding sequence ATGGTACTTTCTTTACAAGACAGAAAAGATATTATTGGTAAATTTCAAAGCAAACCCGGCGATACCGGTTCTGCTGCTGTGCAAATTGCTTTGATTACCGAACGCATCAGCTACATTTCTAACCACCTCAAATCCAATCCGAAAGACTTTGCCGGTGAACGCGGCTTAAACAAATTGGTTGGACAACGCAAACGCTTGCTCGCTTACTTGAAAAAATCTGACTTCGAAAAATATCAGCAAGTGACCAAAGAACTCAAATTGAGGAAATAA